In Babylonia areolata isolate BAREFJ2019XMU chromosome 10, ASM4173473v1, whole genome shotgun sequence, the following proteins share a genomic window:
- the LOC143287039 gene encoding uncharacterized protein LOC143287039 isoform X1 — protein sequence MLPVLAFVAGVWLCWGVPGGTVAVSVGVRTSANRSSDSDSDRASDRASDSDSDRARRSLEDQCYNVGSCTPVEEPRGDEREICKIFEESLTCMQQALEACRQLDFPQDILAKADVQALREVLHRHCSDKLGPATDLVTPAEEDRGGLRRMTVTTDPVGDQGDVQVNTDADTESSRGEARRHSQPVQAAINSASRLPCHPALPMISLASLLSSALVVGGRWAVLS from the exons ATGCTGCCAGTGCTGGCCTTCGTTGCAG gtgtgtggctgtgttgggggGTTCCGGGGGGCACGGTGGCCGTGTCAGTGGGGGTGAGGACCAGTGCCAACAggagcagtgacagtgacagtgacagggccAGTGACAgggccagtgacagtgacagtgacagggccAGACGGTCCCTGGAGGACCAGTGCTACAACGTGGGCAGCTGTACACCTGTGGAGGAACCACGGGGAGATGAGCGGGAGATCTGCAA GATCTTCGAGGAGTCCCTGACGTGCATGCAGCAGGCCCTGGAGGCGTGTCGCCAGCTGGACTTCCCCCAGGACATCCTGGCCAAGGCAGACGTGCAGGCCCTCAGGGAGGTACTCCACAGGCACTGCTCCGACAAGCTGGGCCCCGCCACAGACCTCGTGACGCCTGCTGAAGAGGACCGGGGAGGGCTGAGGAGGATGACAGTGACCACCGACCCTGTGGGGGACCAAGGTGATGtccaag TGAACACTGACGCCGACACGGAGTCCAGTCGAGGTGAGGCCAGACGACACAGCCAGCCAGTCCAGGCAGCCATCAACAGCGCCAGTCGTCTCCCTTGCCACCCTGCCCTCCCAATGATCTCCCTTGCTTCACTGCTCTCCTCGGCCCTCGTGGTCGGCGGGCGGTGGGCGGTTCTGTCATGa
- the LOC143287039 gene encoding uncharacterized protein LOC143287039 isoform X2, with the protein MLPVLAFVAGVWLCWGVPGGTVAVSVGVRTSANRSSDSDSDRASDRASDSDSDRARRSLEDQCYNVGSCTPVEEPRGDEREICKIFEESLTCMQQALEACRQLDFPQDILAKADVQALREVLHRHCSDKLGPATDLVTPAEEDRGGLRRMTVTTDPVGDQVNTDADTESSRGEARRHSQPVQAAINSASRLPCHPALPMISLASLLSSALVVGGRWAVLS; encoded by the exons ATGCTGCCAGTGCTGGCCTTCGTTGCAG gtgtgtggctgtgttgggggGTTCCGGGGGGCACGGTGGCCGTGTCAGTGGGGGTGAGGACCAGTGCCAACAggagcagtgacagtgacagtgacagggccAGTGACAgggccagtgacagtgacagtgacagggccAGACGGTCCCTGGAGGACCAGTGCTACAACGTGGGCAGCTGTACACCTGTGGAGGAACCACGGGGAGATGAGCGGGAGATCTGCAA GATCTTCGAGGAGTCCCTGACGTGCATGCAGCAGGCCCTGGAGGCGTGTCGCCAGCTGGACTTCCCCCAGGACATCCTGGCCAAGGCAGACGTGCAGGCCCTCAGGGAGGTACTCCACAGGCACTGCTCCGACAAGCTGGGCCCCGCCACAGACCTCGTGACGCCTGCTGAAGAGGACCGGGGAGGGCTGAGGAGGATGACAGTGACCACCGACCCTGTGGGGGACCAAG TGAACACTGACGCCGACACGGAGTCCAGTCGAGGTGAGGCCAGACGACACAGCCAGCCAGTCCAGGCAGCCATCAACAGCGCCAGTCGTCTCCCTTGCCACCCTGCCCTCCCAATGATCTCCCTTGCTTCACTGCTCTCCTCGGCCCTCGTGGTCGGCGGGCGGTGGGCGGTTCTGTCATGa